The following are encoded in a window of Megalops cyprinoides isolate fMegCyp1 chromosome 16, fMegCyp1.pri, whole genome shotgun sequence genomic DNA:
- the LOC118790690 gene encoding uncharacterized protein LOC118790690 — MDQCDFLLGLYTRVKDYETQAGSRVLSALQAVYQSVPAVWVIDLSERKASLFLEVLKFQTVKKPVELCGWSDEESELRSFLQCLPYISQLSADARFFLSVCQRLSPSSRADTQLLASLLQALGFTCTVGGMVTSCTCSTVGGVLQLCPPGVQLTLTPQSISLKGASLLFQHVTHLQKLRVNGSMLVKLARLLRSGRGRTLVTVEELSLDLSCPQTPLGALSRVLSSLGSLMRLWTVRCLDLSDHRIEGHSLAVLLCHQGPLTIRLHKDTLQWLAVAVYDSQEVELTQCFLEKTGGDLTPCTLDWEVLHYLLQQSTQRITVDLRKSRITEPDIRDLLPFLDRIHLKRLNSSFVKSALREICERRAGHLVCSLVRSADNWINLNTRVLDSRDCTALRFALQQSDGVGLNLQWASIPEGEIKKTLPLLPRVSQLSVDRMLLLKLLHSCVTSEHQQGAADLLRTLQCKLDFSCSSAVDLSEQEGGVSLCLSAADCRVITTAIQQVPHDTELVLQDCEVWDAGLEELFPILHRVRLRLSKPLLLQLVCLTPVGGQGGSVRRAISLLRALGGELDLSETRLDLPACRSLALVLDQSDGLSELDLSHCQLTDDCMEPLLPHLHKVPVLDLSCNDITDHGAHRIQQVISRCSSIQTVRLHSNRITDTRTFQKDQHFKVW, encoded by the exons ATGGATCAGTGTGATTTCCTGCTTGGGCTGTATACACGTGTGAAGGACTATGAGACTCAAGCAGGCAGTAGAGTTCTGTCAGCATTACAGGCAGTTTACCAGTCAGTTCCTGCAGTCTGGGTTATAGACCTCTCAGAGAGAAAGGCCTCTCTCTTCCTTGAAGTGCTGAAATTCCAAACAGTCAAGAAACCAGTAGAGCTGTGTGGCTGGTCAGATGAAGAGAGTGAACTGAGGAGCTTCCTTCAGTGTCTGCCCTATATTTCTCAGCtcag CGCTGACGCCCGGTTCTTCCTCTCAGTGTGTCAGCGCCTCTCTCCGAGCAGCAGAGCAGATACACAGCTGCtggcctctctcctccaggccctGGGCTTCACCTGCACTGTGGGGGGCATGGTTACCAGCTGCACCTGCAGTACTGTGGGCGGAGTCCTGCAGCTGTGTCCCCCCGGAGTACAGCTCACTCTCACACCGCAGAGCATCTCTCTCAAAGGAGCTTCACTCCTCTTTCAACACGTCACACATCTTCAGAAGCTCAG AGTGAATGGGAGCATGCTGGTGAAACTGGCCAGGCTGCTTAGGTCAGGGAGAGGCCGCACCCTGGTGACGGTGGAGGAGTTGTCCCTGGACCTGTCCTGCCCACAGACACCATTGGGGGCGCTGTCCCGGGTGCTGAGCAGCTTGGGGTCACTCATGAGACTGTGGACAGTGCGGTGCCTGGACCTGAGTGACCACCGTATTGAGGGTCACTCTCTCGCTGTTCTGCTCTGTCACCAGGGCCCTCTGACCATCAG ACTACATAAGGACACCCTGCAGTGGCTGGCTGTAGCGGTGTATGACTCCCAGGAAGTGGAGTTGACTCAGTGCTTCCTGGAGAAGACTGGGGGAGATCTGACTCCCTGCACACTGGACTGGGAAGTGCTTCACTATCTACTGCAGCAATCAACACAGCGAATCACTGTGGACCTTAGGAAGAGCAGAATTACAGAGCCAGACATCAGGGATCTGCTCCCTTTCCTGGACAGAATTCACCTGAAGAG aCTGAACTCCTCGTTTGTGAAGTCTGCCCTGAGGGAGATATGTGAGAGACGTGCGGGTCATTTGGTGTGCAGTTTGGTGAGGTCAGCTGATAACTGGATCAACCTGAACACCAGAGTGCTGGACAGCAGAGACTGCACTGCCCTGCGCTTTGCCCTCCAGCAGAGTGACGGCGTCGGACTCAACCTGCAGTGGGCCTCCATCCCTGAGGGGGAAATCAAGAAAACTCTGCCCCTACTGCCCAGAGTCTCCCAGCTcag CGTGGACAggatgctgctgctgaagctgctgcacagctgtgtgaccTCAgagcaccagcagggggcagcagaccTGCTCCGGACGCTGCAGTGCAAACTGGACTTTTCCTGCTCCTCTGCTGTGGATCTATCAGAACAGGAGGGAGGCGTATCTCTGTGCCTCAGTGCTGCTGACTGCAGGGTCATCACCACGGCGATCCAGCAAGTCCCCCATGACACCGAACTCGTTCTGCAGGACTGTGAGGTTTGGGATGCAGGACTGGAGGAGCTGTTCCCCATTTTACACAGAGTGCGTTTGAG GCTGAGTaagcccctcctcctgcagttGGTATGTCTGACCCcagtgggggggcagggggggtctGTGCGCCGTGCCATCTCCCTCCTCAGAGCGCTGGGCGGGGAACTGGACCTCAGTGAGACCCGCCTCGACCTGCCAGCCTGCAGGTCTCTGGCGCTGGTGCTGGACCAATCAGACGGGCTCTCAGAACTGGACCTCAGCCACTGTCAGCTGACTGATGACTGCATGGAGCCGCTGCTCCCTCACCTGCACAAAGTGCCAGTgctgga tcTGAGCTGCAATGACATCACTGATCATGGAGCTCATAGAATTCAGCAGGTCATCTCCAGATGCAGCTCTATCCAAACAGTacg GCTCCACAGCAACAGAATCACAGACACAAGAACCTTCCAGAAAGACCAGCACTTCAAGGTCTGGTGA
- the LOC118790691 gene encoding nucleotide-binding oligomerization domain-containing protein 2-like, protein MASSQQSALDYVRNVRTHLVERLQNLSVIVEKLSECKVLNKNEVSVIDSIPEKFDKTRKILDMVTAKGEAACYELLKILDATRKRTFPKIPPDLTSKQQGPSASQDRQDPNLHQWISCFSFKDDLNEYTAGSSPCYKYQRELKSKAKKIFDSEWNQNKKIVKDKFRWKTFPYTSLVLDTDVNEISKISKSKKYKKSRQKKLKTFIPIDKRGLSPEYLLKTHEKKILLMGKPGIGKTTVAQQVLSLWAEREDRELNYMFYFDERSFSNISKPINLRSLLFDIYLKPTESSDEVLQDIEENSENIVMVFDGIRDVSCNSVIQNIVENVLRDAKIIITCRPEDACEGFLSDWPTFTVEVQGFSAESIRTYFKKMFSTDSDTVCSVLNDLQLFSLCHVPMYAFIVTACISFGPCEAGELPSTVTEMYLHILRHCMRKISGKDVKYLDRYIQDNRKDILHLAAISFNAMLQKTALTGLDCEENSVLHAFLRSAVIKDSPSSAQTVCVFLHNTMLEFWAALWLLQNPDKIGEILKRCRQTRSPGSAEQHCV, encoded by the exons ATGGCCTCCTCCCAGCAGTCTGCGCTGGACTATGTCAGAAACGTCCGGACTCATCTGGTTGAGAGACTGCAGAATCTCTCTGTCATTGTTGAGAAACTCAGTGAGTGCAAAGTGCTCAATAAGAATGAGGTCAGTGTCATTGACTCTATTCCTGAGAAGTTTGACAAAACCAGAAAAATACTGGACATGGTCACTGCTAAAGGGGAGGCAGCCTGCTATGAGCTGTTAAAGATTTTGGATGCTACAAGGAAACGGACATTCCCCAAAATTCCTCCTGACCTGACAAGTAAACAGCAGGGTCCGTCAGCCTCCCAGGACAGACAGGACCCTAATTTACATCAGTGGATCAGTTGCTTCTCCTTCAAAGATGACTTGAATGAGTACACTGCTG gtTCAAGCCCTTGTTACAAGTACCAGAGGGAActgaaatcaaaagcaaaaaaaatttttGATAGTGAATGGAACCAGAACAAGAAGATTGTTAAAGATAAGTTCAGATGGAAAACCTTCCCCTACACTTCCCTGGTTTTAGATACAGATGTGAATGAGATTTCCAAAATttccaaaagcaaaaaatacaagaaatcTCGTCAGAAGAAACTGAAGACTTTCATTCCAATAGACAAGAGAGGACTGTCCCCTGAATATTTGCTTAAAactcatgagaaaaaaatcctcctCATGGGGAAACCCGGAATTGGGAAGACGACCGTCGCTCAGCAGGTTCTGAGTCtctgggcagagagagaagaccGTGAACTTAACTACATGTTTTACTTTGATGAGAGGAGCTTCTCAAACATCTCAAAGCCCATTAACCTGAGGTCTCTGCTGTTTGACATTTACTTGAAGCCAACAGAAAGCAGTGATGAAGTGCTACAAGATATTGAAGAGAATTCTGAAAACATTGTCATGGTTTTTGACGGAATCAGGGATGTGAGCTGTAACTCAGTAATACAGAACATTGTAGAAAATGTACTGCGTGACGCAAAGATTATAATTACATGCAGACCTGAGGATGCATGTGAGGGTTTCCTCTCTGACTGGCCCACTTTCACAGTGGAAGTGCAGGGATTCAGTGCGGAGTCCATTCGCACTTACTTTAAAAAGATGTTCAGCACAGACAGTGACACTGTTTGCAGTGTATTGAACGACCTGCAGTTGTTCAGTCTCTGCCATGTGCCAATGTACGCTTTCATAGTCACTGCCTGCATCTCTTTTGGACCCTGTGAGGCTGGTGAGCTGCCCTCCACTGTCACTGAAATGTACCTCCACATTCTTCGTCATTGCATGAGAAAAATCAGTGGAAAAGATGTGAAATATCTGGACCGGTATATCCAAGACAACAGGAAAGACATACTCCATCTCGCTGCAATCTCGTTTAATGCAATGCTGCAGAAAACTGCCCTGACTGGACTGGATTGTGAAGAGAACAGCGTGTTGCATGCTTTCTTGAGATCAGCTGTGATTAAGGATTCTCCTTCCTCTGCACAGACAGTCTGTGTCTTTCTCCACAACACAATGCTGGAATTCTGGGCTGCTCTGTGGCTTCTGCAGAACCCAGACAAGATAGGAGAAATTCTAAAGCGAT GCAGACAGACCCGTTCACCTGGATCTGCAGAACAGCACTGTGTCTGA
- the LOC118791601 gene encoding caspase-14-like, which produces MAEMEDRWRDNMSNILSELDAKEYSKMFLYLDQIPKDKRGLDKSMLVEQILQTYGLQGSLDAMKKVLDKLPRNDSRIRQYLKSSTEDMQKCGQGLKLKRSQGDQPGPSNKKTEVAYDEGFVYNLSGRREAFILCQKKDRDGATMDRNIITKLLEKYSFDCTTKNDLKGEAIMPALKSFQTSLRSGGEVACCFIVLMAHGGEGVIDGIDRKQVPLKDIFALFNNKECPELMGKPKVFIIQACRGRGKDHGVESMVADDLLTEESHWAADSPIMRRMPTVSDTLTICPTLPGNVALRNETYGSPLFIKMNEVFEQFDGRYHLVDLFTKVNQELVKEDYEHEQKVIKITLCMDSSFTKALFLNR; this is translated from the exons ATGGCGGAGATGGAAGACAGATGGCGGGACAACATGAGTAATATCTTAAGTGAACTGGATGCAAAAGAATACAGTAAGATGTTTCTGTACCTGGACCAAATTCCCAAGGACAAGAGGGGTTTGGATAAGAGTATGTTAGTGGAACAGATTCTACAAACATATGGACTACAGGGATCTCTGGACGCAATGAAAAAGGTCTTGGACAAGCTCCCCAGGAATGACTCAAGAATCCGTCAGTATCTGAAAAGCTCTACTGAGGACATGCAGAAATGTGGGCAGGGACTGAAGCTTAAACGCAGCCAGGGAGACCAGCCAG GTCCCTCCAACAAGAAGACTGAGGTTGCATATGATGAG ggTTTTGTTTATAACCTGTCAGGGAGACGGGAGGCCTTCATTCTGTGTCAGAAGAAGGACAGAGACGGTGCAACCATGGACCGAAACATCATCACAAAGCTCCTTGAGAAATACTCCTTCGATTGCACTACTAAAAATGACCTGAAGGGGGAG GCCATTATGCCGGCTCTGAAAAGCTTCCAGACCTCGCTGCGCAGTGGAGGGGAAGTGGCCTGCTGCTTCATTGTGCTGATGGCTCATGGCGGAGAGGGAGTGATTGATGGCATAGATCGCAAGCAGGTCCCTCTGAAGGATATCTTTGCCCTCTTCAACAACAAGGAATGCCCCGAGCTCATGGGAAAGCCAAAGGTCTTCATCATTCAGGCCTGCAGAGGAC GGGGAAAGGACCATGGGGTGGAATCGATGGTGGCAGACGATCTCCTGACGGAGGAATCTCATTGGGCAGCGGACAGCCCTATCATGCGCAGAATGCCCACAGTGAGCGACACCCTCACCATCTGCCCCACCTTGCCTG GTAACGTCGCTTTGCGCAACGAGACATATGGATCTCCACTGTTCATCAAGATGAACGAGGTGTTCGAACAGTTTGATGGCAGATACCACCTGGTAGACCTTTTTACTAAG GTCAATCAGGAGCTGGTCAAAGAAGATTATGAGCATGAGCAAAAAGTTATAAAAATCACTCTGTGCATGGATTCCTCCTTCACTAAAGCACTGTTCCTCAATAGGTAA